From the genome of Eremothecium gossypii ATCC 10895 chromosome I, complete sequence:
ATTTGGAGTCCAGCATGCGGCGCCGCAAAAGTTAGGCAACCTCCGTGCCACCTGTATATAGCGTTTTCCATAGGCAAGCGGGCAGGGCAGCCGCAGCCCGGGCAATGCCCACGCTACAATAGATGGAATGAGAAACCTATACGAAGCATCGGACTTGTGCGTAGGAGCAAGGGGCGGGCGGTCAGTGCTTCACGTTTGTCGTTATTTTATTGGTTGCAGGACTGCGGCCTGCTTAGAAATACATTACATATCAGCTACAATAGCCGTCACATTAGTCATACCTGTAAATCTTGCCTTTGACTCTTTCCTCATTGGACAGCCGCCTGGAGTTCTCAAATTCGCGCTCCTCGTTAGCGGCTTGGTCCAATAGCAGCTCCCATTGCCGCTGGCGCCTCTGTTCCTTGTTCTCCGGGTTTCTCTTGGCGCCGTACATCGACAACATTACAGACGCAAGTAGCATAACCACAGTCAAAGCCTGTGCGTACATTCTGGCCTGCACGGCCTTCTGTACTTTAGTCATGATGGGGTCTCTGTCAACGAGGCGCCACGAGCCGTACATGGAAGCTGCCCACAAACTACCGATGATCTTGTACTTATTGTTTAGCCCGCTCTCCAAAAGCTTGTCGCCCAAAGGTAGCTCAGCCCAGCGTTTGGCCTCCGCAAGGGTATTGGGGTCCGCGTTGGCGCCGTACATCAGCCTGTCAAAGTGGTTGGAGGCCTCCTCAGCGCAAATACTTGCAAGTAACGTGGGCGGCGAGATCAGAATCGCTGTCCTAATCGAATAACTGAAGTTCATCGGGTTGAACCGCGGGAAGCGCATGGGCACCACCTTAAAGATAAATGCACTGATGGCCAAACCGCCCATCATG
Proteins encoded in this window:
- the RCF2 gene encoding Rcf2p (Syntenic homolog of Saccharomyces cerevisiae YNR018W (AIM38)) yields the protein MKLLTEEEISAHRYHTLSGGIKGMMGGLAISAFIFKVVPMRFPRFNPMNFSYSIRTAILISPPTLLASICAEEASNHFDRLMYGANADPNTLAEAKRWAELPLGDKLLESGLNNKYKIIGSLWAASMYGSWRLVDRDPIMTKVQKAVQARMYAQALTVVMLLASVMLSMYGAKRNPENKEQRRQRQWELLLDQAANEEREFENSRRLSNEERVKGKIYRYD